The following proteins are co-located in the Citrobacter freundii ATCC 8090 = MTCC 1658 = NBRC 12681 genome:
- a CDS encoding BapA/Bap/LapF family large adhesin: MRLLAVVSKLTGVSTNVESSEVTLSSPSIVKLSVSREEVSQLTRVNQDLVVTLRSGETITIKNFYVGKGDAQNQLVLEDSNGALWWVQDTDGAFHFQHLDDLTPLMTAEGSHEGGAVWPWLLGGIAVAGGIGLAAGGGGGGGGGGGGGGGGGSDNNAGSGNGNGNGNGDGGGNGNGDGDGDGGDPPTTTPNAPDVPVITSVIDDQELITGPVNQQESTNDNTPTLQGTGPANATLHIFDNGIEIGQVAIDANGNWSFTPSSPLADGTHQFTVSASDGTGSSGMSDSWEIIVDTLAPDAPVVTEVTDDSGSIKGLIGNNGVTDDATPTLTGTGEAGSYISISDNGILIGMVQVDDNGNWTFTPDTPLSDGVHNLTLTQTDDAGNVSAETSVPTFTVDTTPPEGAVISSVNPEGTEVTGSAEVGSQVIIIGSNNQILGSTTVGQTGNFVIAISPSQTHGEALIAKIQDQAGNIGPDTPFNATNSGYPGVPVIVSVMDDFSPSTGPLSNNQATNDNTPTLSGTADANSTVTIYDNGTIIDSVLADGNGNWTWTSSSPLSDELHAFTATATNQSGTGGMSPAFNINIDTQPPLPPDDLNVSADGTVVTGTTEPGNTVVITSSSGTQIGSGVAGPDGSFTITINPPQTNGESIEAIATDPAGNPSLPETALAPDITAPQPPTNLLVNGTGDQVTGKAEPNSTINILDPDGNIIGTATADTNGDFTATLVPPQTNGEPLTANATDTAGNKGDDASVNAPDTTAPDAPTGVTVAGNGGAVSGHAEAGSTVTVKDSNGAPIGVGQADSGGNFTVQITPSKINNETVNVTATDSTGNESLPTSAVAPDLTAPNQPVIIAVTDDVADITGPINNNGLTNDDKPKIEGKAEAGSQVKIYDNGTLLTTITADINGNWNYTPTSALGQGAHVFTVTATDAANNTSTAASWKIIVDSIAPTVPVITLVNADVGSSAGNATSNAWITNDNTPTLSGTGEPGSLVSLYDGSLLMTVMLIDSSGTWSYTVPTNLALNDRIHQFTVSATDAAGNVITSPIVVSVTVDTQAPGTPVILTATDDVGNAPTDLPTGSRSNDTLPLLKGTGTVDSTITIYDGATLIGTATVVSGGTWSFQVTQPLSEGPHALSAIATDAAGNASNAGNFTLTIDTTPPAAPVIIAGEGLVGSATVALANGGSTKSTAPALSGTGEPGATITIFDNNVSIGTATVQPNGTWTFTPDPVLIEGPHKFTATATDAAGNTGIPSASFTLTVDNTPPAQPGAPIITDDVAPVTGVVTNGNTNDTTPTFSGTGNVGDLITVYLNGTPPLQGTATVGADGTWSFTPSAPVSPGTYQITLTATDPAGNVSQPSNAITLNIDTTPSAPPVIIAANDNVGGSVGDLLPNAVTDDATPTIRGTGTDGDIITLYNSGVVIGTATVAGGTWSITPGTALANGNYTLTATATDAAGNISGSSNSISFTVNTTPLTAPLVTNIEDNVGVITGSLTSGSVTDDTTPTISGTGTPGSTVLIYDGGIPIAITTVGANGSWSIDVPLTPNMIHTLTFGAQDATGNVLPAGNPVTLIVDTLPPAMPIVTSVDPNGTLVSGTADAGSTVIIRSGSTILGQGVADGSGIFSVTISPAQTAGQALNAIAQDPAGNQSNPTPFTAATSSVPHPPTLEIVDDVAPGMGEIGSGKTTNDTLPRLQGTATAGATVTIYQNGASIATVTADAVSGAWSYQLLTPLTNGTTYNFAVSQTVNLIPSGQSPNYAITIDTTAPLAPLITSIIDDVSPGSGPLDKGQITNDSRPTLNGTGEAGATITLYDNGIAYATTTVNSNGFWSFTPTDALGEGNHLFTARATDAAGNQGDASADFLIIVDTLIPNAPSIVTVTDNVGTIQNLTSGQSTNDNTPTLTGVTEADSIVTIRDGNTVIGTTTSDASGNWSFTPAPALSEGSHSLTATVTDGAGNISPAAPPFVVVVDTLAPAAPSITSVIDDQPGSTLLTNGQLTNDAQPTLSGTTEANAIVTIRSNGTIIGTANADGSGSWSFTPTNALAQGENIFTVTATDAAGNTSGASASFTVLVDSVAPSAPVILTVQDNTAPTTGPISNGQISNESRPALSGTGEVGATITVLSDGQPIGTTIVGAGGTWNFTPSTTLGNGLHTLTVTATDSAGNTSLPSGGFTYTVDTQAPAAPVITQVADDVGPLTGNLNNGQATNDARPTLSGMAEANSTVRIYDNGSFIGSITADGTGAWSFTPGTALGNGNHTLTVTATDAAENVSPTSAGFNIVVDTVAPLAPTIIQAFDDVVPGTGTLSNGAYTNDTRPVLNGSAEAGARVAIYDNGMLLATVTAAIDGTWEYLPATLGNGQHVFTAIATDAAGNVSPTSSEFIINVDTIAPSAPLLTSVVDDVAGGVFNAGLSNGQLTNDARPTLNGTAEAGSTVSIYDGSTLLGTALVQSNNSWTFTPTTPLANGSHTFTVTATDAAGNTSGATAGFSVVVDTTAPTQPSISSIIDDVGPNTGVIGNNQPTNDARPTLNGTTEANARVDIYDNGTFVTSVTADGSGSWNYTPPTALGQGTHSFTITATDTAGNTSGLSSASAIVVDTVAPGTPTGLAVNANGTTLTGVAEANSTIIITSSSGTVLGTATANASGNFTFTLSPPQISGQTLLVSAQDAAGNIGTAGNVLAPFTGVPPAPVIASVFDDVGTITGLVAAGKTTNDTRPALSGTAQANTIINLYNNGVLMGSTTADSNGLWNFTPSGALSEGNHAFTATATNANGVSGVSGSFSVIVDTTPPTAPTILISADGGTISGVAEAGSTVTISLPGGTSVTAIANSSGVYSVNLPVRQIEGQSLSATATDAAGNTSLPTSAIAPVLPLLAEDNVTSLPLQTDVTVSTEHQSDYGFLLVNALGNVANVLGNDTASVNFSIASGGSGSITINAAATGVVLSLLNTLEVVIQRFDTALNAWVTVVDTGKPDFASLLTLGASGVTLNYSGLTGGDYRVVSYNTNLLATGAYTSLDVSVVKASAGTITGGTTESGNIITDTDPANGQDNAPSGTLVTTITDGNGNVVNIPVSGIDVQGKYGTLHINQNGSYTYTLTNTSISVYGRSESFTYTLTHGSDHSSAKLVVTLGQAPTTSTVTAADDVAALTYGTQVIAVDNHPSQQTGFTLASVGLGQLLDVSLVNGLTNPIKFNVDDGATRTITVQANVLGVTLGGFDLYVYRFNESIQQYEQYRVQPNWVTALLGGSSPAYTITLPGGDYLFLLNASGGLTLLTSYTLNIQADHTYAVDSLSAATNGNLLANDSAPANTVITEVNGVTVNTTGTTTINGQYGTLTIDAKGNYTYTLRSGLGADGINTPDSFVYKVKAPNGDTGSASLNITATPQALDAVNDISSQMAVTTQADTSRSFTDNSVGNASWSAQLLSPTSQNGTGVIEVATGTAVQNAILHFNVASGLTLGGLTVTWALYDSNNIKIAGNSFNGGLLIGGNIDIALSGVVLHPGNYRLDYTGSVGALGLGNITITPSVKGTIIDLQNFETSTANSVTGNIYDGDHIASVHTLLTVNGTGGSAATLDPLSSTTSAIINGLYGKLTIGIDGHYTYALNSDVSLSTIVTKETFTYTLNDLNGHTDTATLTINMNPQVVSTVDADRLTGSAYGDTLIYHLLNANDATGGNGTADTWTNFSLAQGDKIDIGDLLVGWNGQNATLGNYLTVTTSGNNTVIAIDRDGTGNTYHSTNLITLENVHTTLDELVQQNHIVP, encoded by the coding sequence CAGCAATGGCGCGCTGTGGTGGGTTCAGGATACTGATGGAGCGTTCCACTTCCAGCATTTAGACGATCTCACTCCGCTAATGACTGCCGAGGGAAGCCATGAAGGCGGCGCCGTCTGGCCGTGGCTTCTTGGCGGGATCGCGGTTGCTGGCGGAATTGGCCTTGCCGCAGGTGGAGGTGGCGGCGGTGGAGGTGGCGGCGGTGGAGGTGGCGGCGGTGGAAGCGATAATAACGCCGGAAGCGGTAATGGCAACGGCAACGGCAACGGCGATGGTGGTGGCAACGGTAATGGCGATGGTGATGGCGATGGTGGCGATCCGCCAACGACAACACCTAACGCACCAGATGTGCCGGTTATTACCAGCGTAATCGATGACCAGGAGCTGATTACTGGTCCTGTTAATCAGCAGGAATCCACCAACGATAATACGCCCACTCTCCAGGGCACCGGCCCCGCAAATGCTACATTGCATATTTTTGATAACGGTATAGAAATCGGCCAGGTCGCTATCGATGCCAACGGCAACTGGTCGTTTACGCCATCCTCTCCGCTCGCAGACGGTACCCACCAGTTTACCGTCAGTGCATCAGACGGTACGGGCAGCAGCGGCATGTCGGACAGTTGGGAGATTATTGTCGATACGCTTGCCCCCGACGCCCCTGTAGTCACAGAAGTAACTGACGATTCCGGTTCCATTAAAGGCTTGATCGGTAATAACGGCGTAACCGACGATGCCACGCCAACGCTCACAGGCACTGGCGAAGCCGGTTCTTACATCAGCATTTCTGATAACGGCATTCTGATTGGTATGGTCCAGGTAGATGACAATGGCAACTGGACGTTTACACCGGACACACCGCTTAGCGACGGTGTTCACAATCTGACGCTGACGCAAACTGACGATGCGGGTAACGTGAGCGCGGAAACGAGCGTACCTACATTCACCGTCGATACTACCCCGCCTGAAGGCGCGGTCATTTCCTCCGTTAATCCGGAAGGCACCGAGGTAACCGGTAGTGCAGAGGTAGGAAGCCAGGTCATTATCATCGGTAGTAATAATCAGATTTTGGGTTCAACCACGGTCGGCCAAACCGGCAATTTCGTCATCGCGATTTCACCTTCACAGACGCACGGTGAAGCGCTAATCGCGAAGATTCAGGACCAGGCTGGTAACATCGGGCCAGATACCCCATTCAATGCGACGAACTCGGGCTATCCTGGCGTACCGGTTATCGTCAGCGTGATGGATGACTTCTCCCCATCAACCGGGCCATTGAGCAACAATCAGGCCACCAACGATAATACCCCCACGCTCTCTGGCACTGCCGATGCCAACAGCACGGTGACTATTTACGACAACGGCACAATTATCGACAGCGTACTGGCTGACGGTAACGGTAACTGGACATGGACTTCCAGCTCCCCGTTATCAGATGAGCTACACGCCTTCACCGCCACCGCGACAAACCAGTCAGGTACAGGAGGCATGTCACCAGCGTTCAATATCAACATCGACACCCAGCCACCGTTGCCACCTGATGATCTCAACGTATCTGCAGATGGGACTGTCGTCACCGGAACGACCGAGCCAGGCAATACCGTAGTTATCACCAGCAGTAGCGGAACTCAGATCGGCAGCGGCGTCGCCGGGCCGGATGGCTCATTTACCATCACCATTAACCCACCACAGACCAATGGCGAAAGCATTGAAGCCATCGCAACCGATCCGGCAGGAAACCCAAGCCTGCCAGAAACTGCGCTTGCACCAGACATTACCGCGCCACAGCCCCCGACAAACCTGCTAGTTAATGGCACTGGGGACCAGGTCACCGGCAAGGCCGAACCCAACAGTACGATCAATATTCTGGATCCGGATGGCAATATCATTGGAACAGCAACTGCCGATACAAATGGGGATTTCACCGCAACGCTGGTTCCGCCACAAACCAACGGCGAGCCCCTTACGGCAAATGCGACCGACACCGCAGGCAACAAGGGCGACGACGCCTCTGTCAACGCACCGGACACCACCGCACCTGATGCGCCGACAGGCGTCACAGTTGCAGGAAATGGTGGAGCGGTTAGCGGTCACGCCGAAGCCGGAAGTACCGTCACCGTCAAAGACAGCAACGGGGCTCCTATTGGCGTGGGTCAGGCTGACAGCGGCGGCAATTTCACCGTCCAGATCACCCCGTCGAAAATCAACAATGAAACAGTAAACGTCACCGCAACGGACAGCACTGGTAACGAAAGCCTGCCAACTTCGGCTGTTGCCCCGGATCTCACCGCGCCAAACCAACCCGTTATCATTGCCGTTACTGATGACGTCGCCGATATCACAGGCCCCATCAATAACAATGGGTTAACCAACGACGATAAACCGAAAATTGAGGGCAAAGCTGAGGCCGGCTCTCAGGTCAAAATTTACGATAACGGAACTCTGCTTACGACCATTACCGCTGATATCAACGGTAACTGGAACTATACGCCCACCTCGGCATTGGGCCAGGGGGCACACGTATTTACAGTGACGGCAACCGATGCCGCTAATAACACCAGCACTGCCGCCAGTTGGAAAATCATTGTCGATAGCATCGCGCCGACAGTGCCAGTCATAACGCTGGTTAACGCTGATGTTGGCAGCAGCGCCGGTAACGCCACGAGCAATGCCTGGATTACCAACGACAACACGCCAACCCTCTCAGGTACCGGTGAGCCGGGCTCGCTCGTGAGCCTGTACGATGGCAGTCTGCTGATGACGGTGATGCTTATCGACAGCTCGGGGACCTGGAGCTATACCGTTCCAACTAATCTGGCGCTCAACGATCGCATCCACCAGTTTACGGTATCAGCAACAGATGCAGCCGGTAACGTCATTACCTCGCCCATCGTAGTCAGTGTTACCGTGGATACCCAAGCACCTGGGACCCCCGTGATTTTGACCGCAACCGACGACGTCGGGAATGCACCAACCGATCTGCCCACCGGTAGCCGTTCAAACGATACCCTGCCGCTGCTGAAGGGGACCGGGACCGTCGACTCCACCATCACTATCTATGATGGCGCCACACTTATTGGAACCGCAACGGTCGTGTCTGGGGGCACCTGGAGTTTCCAGGTCACTCAACCGCTGAGTGAAGGTCCACATGCGCTGTCGGCTATCGCAACAGATGCAGCGGGTAACGCCAGCAATGCCGGAAATTTCACGCTGACCATTGATACCACCCCACCAGCGGCTCCGGTGATTATCGCCGGTGAAGGACTCGTGGGCAGCGCCACCGTTGCTCTGGCGAACGGCGGTAGTACGAAAAGTACCGCCCCGGCCCTCTCCGGTACGGGCGAGCCGGGCGCAACCATTACTATTTTTGACAATAACGTCAGTATTGGCACCGCCACCGTTCAACCAAATGGAACCTGGACATTTACCCCAGATCCCGTGCTCATCGAGGGGCCACACAAATTCACCGCCACGGCGACTGACGCTGCAGGTAATACGGGGATCCCATCGGCTAGCTTCACTCTGACGGTAGACAATACGCCTCCCGCGCAGCCTGGCGCCCCTATCATTACTGACGATGTGGCTCCGGTAACGGGCGTGGTCACGAATGGCAACACCAATGACACCACGCCAACCTTTAGCGGTACAGGGAACGTTGGGGATTTGATTACCGTTTATCTGAACGGCACTCCCCCTTTGCAGGGAACAGCAACAGTAGGTGCAGACGGAACCTGGAGCTTTACTCCATCAGCACCGGTTTCCCCTGGTACTTACCAGATAACCCTTACCGCAACCGATCCGGCTGGCAACGTCAGCCAGCCGTCGAATGCCATAACACTGAACATCGACACGACGCCGTCTGCACCTCCGGTGATTATCGCCGCCAATGATAACGTCGGTGGCTCGGTAGGCGATCTCTTGCCCAATGCCGTGACCGATGACGCCACGCCAACCATTCGCGGTACTGGCACTGACGGGGATATCATCACCCTGTATAACAGCGGTGTAGTGATCGGTACGGCAACGGTGGCTGGTGGCACCTGGAGTATTACGCCCGGGACTGCGCTGGCAAACGGCAACTACACGCTGACCGCTACCGCAACCGATGCGGCAGGTAACATCAGCGGCAGCTCAAATAGCATTTCGTTTACGGTGAATACCACCCCGCTCACAGCGCCACTTGTGACGAATATCGAAGATAACGTCGGCGTGATTACCGGTTCGCTCACCAGCGGTAGCGTCACGGACGATACCACCCCAACCATTAGCGGGACGGGTACGCCGGGCAGTACGGTGTTAATTTATGACGGTGGCATTCCCATCGCGATAACCACCGTGGGCGCGAATGGCTCCTGGAGCATAGATGTTCCCCTCACGCCCAACATGATTCATACGCTGACTTTCGGCGCACAAGATGCTACCGGTAATGTGCTGCCGGCAGGAAATCCTGTCACGTTGATTGTTGATACGCTACCTCCTGCAATGCCTATCGTTACCAGCGTTGATCCGAACGGTACGCTGGTTAGCGGTACAGCCGATGCTGGTAGTACCGTGATTATTCGCAGCGGTAGCACCATTCTCGGCCAGGGGGTGGCAGACGGTTCAGGTATCTTCTCTGTCACGATTTCACCAGCGCAAACGGCTGGTCAGGCACTGAATGCCATCGCCCAGGATCCCGCGGGTAACCAGAGCAATCCCACCCCGTTTACCGCTGCTACCTCCAGCGTTCCACACCCGCCAACTCTTGAGATCGTGGATGACGTAGCCCCCGGCATGGGCGAAATCGGCAGCGGAAAAACCACCAACGACACTTTACCGCGGTTGCAAGGAACCGCCACGGCTGGGGCTACAGTGACTATCTATCAAAATGGCGCGTCTATCGCCACGGTCACCGCCGATGCGGTTTCCGGCGCCTGGAGTTATCAGTTGCTCACCCCGCTAACTAACGGCACAACCTATAACTTCGCAGTCTCACAAACCGTCAACTTAATACCCAGCGGGCAGTCACCCAATTATGCCATTACCATCGACACCACCGCGCCGCTGGCACCGCTCATCACCAGCATTATCGATGACGTTTCACCCGGCAGTGGGCCGCTGGATAAAGGACAAATTACCAATGACTCACGCCCGACCTTAAACGGAACCGGCGAAGCGGGAGCAACCATCACCCTCTACGATAACGGTATCGCTTATGCCACAACCACGGTAAACAGCAACGGATTCTGGAGCTTTACCCCGACAGACGCGCTGGGAGAAGGCAATCACCTCTTTACCGCTCGCGCAACCGATGCTGCTGGCAACCAAGGCGATGCCTCCGCTGATTTTCTGATCATTGTTGATACTTTAATTCCGAATGCCCCCTCCATTGTCACAGTCACAGACAACGTTGGCACCATTCAAAACCTGACGTCCGGACAGTCAACTAACGATAATACCCCAACGCTCACGGGCGTTACCGAGGCAGATTCAATTGTCACCATCCGTGATGGCAACACAGTGATTGGCACAACCACCAGCGACGCCAGCGGTAACTGGAGCTTTACGCCAGCCCCTGCGCTCAGTGAAGGCAGCCACTCGCTGACAGCCACCGTCACGGATGGTGCGGGCAACATCAGCCCGGCAGCGCCACCGTTCGTCGTAGTTGTCGATACGCTGGCGCCCGCCGCGCCAAGTATTACCTCGGTCATCGACGATCAGCCGGGAAGCACGCTGTTGACCAACGGCCAACTGACCAATGATGCCCAACCAACACTAAGTGGCACGACCGAAGCTAATGCTATTGTCACCATTCGTAGTAACGGAACGATCATTGGCACCGCAAATGCCGATGGCTCCGGTAGCTGGAGCTTCACCCCAACAAACGCGCTGGCGCAGGGGGAAAATATCTTTACGGTGACCGCAACGGATGCGGCGGGCAACACCAGCGGAGCTTCTGCCTCGTTCACCGTTTTGGTCGATTCAGTTGCCCCGTCTGCACCAGTAATTCTGACCGTTCAGGACAATACCGCGCCGACAACCGGGCCAATCTCCAACGGGCAAATCAGTAACGAAAGTCGCCCGGCGCTCAGCGGTACCGGTGAAGTTGGCGCGACCATTACCGTCCTGAGCGATGGTCAGCCCATTGGCACCACCATCGTCGGCGCAGGCGGAACCTGGAATTTTACGCCCTCAACGACATTGGGTAACGGCCTGCATACTCTGACCGTCACGGCGACAGATAGCGCAGGCAATACCAGTCTGCCTTCAGGCGGCTTTACCTACACCGTCGACACACAAGCACCGGCAGCACCAGTGATTACTCAGGTTGCAGATGATGTCGGCCCGCTGACCGGAAATCTGAACAACGGCCAGGCGACAAACGATGCGCGCCCTACCCTCAGCGGTATGGCTGAAGCCAATTCCACGGTGAGAATTTACGATAACGGATCGTTTATCGGTTCAATCACAGCGGATGGTACAGGCGCCTGGAGCTTCACGCCGGGAACCGCGCTTGGCAACGGCAACCACACGTTGACGGTAACAGCAACCGACGCAGCCGAAAACGTTAGTCCAACGTCCGCTGGATTTAACATCGTTGTTGATACTGTTGCTCCGCTTGCGCCAACGATTATCCAGGCTTTTGATGACGTGGTGCCGGGAACCGGAACGCTGTCGAACGGCGCTTACACCAATGATACTCGCCCCGTACTGAACGGCTCGGCGGAAGCCGGTGCCCGGGTAGCCATCTACGATAATGGCATGCTGCTGGCGACGGTGACTGCGGCAATAGATGGTACCTGGGAATATCTGCCTGCCACACTGGGCAACGGCCAGCATGTCTTTACCGCCATTGCCACGGATGCCGCCGGGAACGTCAGCCCCACCTCAAGCGAATTTATTATCAACGTTGACACGATCGCGCCGTCAGCGCCGCTCCTGACCTCGGTGGTGGATGACGTCGCAGGCGGTGTGTTCAACGCGGGGCTTAGCAACGGGCAACTGACTAACGATGCCCGACCAACGCTCAACGGTACCGCCGAAGCGGGCAGCACCGTCAGCATCTATGACGGCAGCACCCTGCTGGGCACGGCGCTGGTACAAAGTAATAACAGCTGGACGTTTACCCCAACCACGCCGCTGGCGAATGGATCGCACACCTTCACCGTCACCGCTACCGATGCGGCGGGCAACACCAGCGGCGCAACGGCAGGCTTTAGCGTAGTGGTCGACACTACGGCACCAACGCAGCCTTCAATCAGCAGCATTATTGACGATGTTGGGCCAAACACCGGGGTGATTGGCAATAATCAGCCAACCAACGACGCACGCCCAACGTTAAACGGCACCACGGAAGCCAACGCTCGGGTCGATATATATGATAACGGCACCTTTGTAACCAGCGTAACGGCGGACGGCAGCGGCAGCTGGAATTACACGCCACCTACGGCGTTGGGTCAGGGGACGCATTCCTTCACCATCACAGCAACAGACACCGCAGGTAATACCAGCGGGCTATCGTCTGCCTCTGCAATTGTGGTCGATACCGTCGCACCGGGTACTCCAACCGGTCTGGCGGTCAACGCCAACGGCACCACGCTGACCGGCGTTGCCGAAGCAAACAGTACGATAATCATCACCTCCAGCAGCGGAACCGTACTTGGTACCGCAACAGCCAACGCCTCCGGTAATTTCACCTTCACGCTGAGCCCACCGCAAATCAGTGGGCAAACGCTGCTGGTCAGCGCACAGGATGCCGCAGGCAACATCGGCACAGCGGGTAACGTGCTGGCACCGTTTACTGGTGTACCGCCTGCGCCGGTTATTGCCAGCGTATTTGACGACGTGGGCACAATTACAGGTCTGGTCGCGGCAGGTAAAACCACCAATGATACCCGTCCAGCCCTTAGCGGAACGGCGCAGGCTAACACCATCATCAATCTGTACAACAACGGCGTACTCATGGGTAGTACGACCGCAGATAGTAACGGGCTCTGGAACTTTACCCCATCCGGCGCGCTCAGCGAAGGTAACCACGCGTTTACCGCCACGGCAACAAACGCCAACGGCGTAAGCGGGGTGTCCGGCTCGTTCAGCGTGATTGTGGATACCACGCCGCCGACCGCGCCAACGATACTGATCAGCGCCGATGGCGGTACCATCAGCGGCGTCGCCGAAGCGGGAAGCACGGTTACCATCTCTCTTCCGGGCGGCACCAGCGTGACGGCAATCGCCAACAGCAGCGGTGTCTACAGCGTCAACCTGCCGGTTCGCCAGATTGAGGGTCAGTCGCTGTCCGCCACGGCGACCGATGCGGCGGGAAATACCTCATTGCCAACAAGCGCTATCGCGCCGGTATTGCCGCTGCTGGCTGAAGACAATGTCACCAGTCTGCCTCTACAAACCGATGTCACCGTCAGCACCGAGCATCAAAGCGATTATGGTTTCCTGTTGGTCAATGCGCTGGGAAATGTCGCCAACGTGCTGGGGAACGATACAGCAAGCGTCAATTTCAGCATCGCTTCTGGCGGCAGCGGATCCATTACAATCAATGCCGCAGCGACCGGCGTGGTGCTGTCGCTGTTAAACACGCTTGAAGTCGTCATCCAGCGCTTCGACACCGCGCTGAATGCCTGGGTAACGGTGGTGGATACCGGGAAACCAGACTTTGCCAGCCTGCTCACCCTGGGCGCCTCGGGCGTAACGCTCAATTACAGCGGACTGACTGGCGGGGATTACCGCGTAGTCAGCTACAACACCAACCTACTGGCGACAGGGGCATACACCAGCCTTGATGTCTCGGTGGTAAAAGCCAGCGCAGGGACCATCACCGGTGGTACTACCGAGTCTGGCAATATCATCACCGATACCGATCCCGCCAATGGGCAGGATAACGCCCCTTCCGGCACGCTGGTCACCACCATCACTGACGGTAACGGCAACGTGGTGAACATCCCGGTGAGCGGCATTGATGTGCAGGGAAAATACGGCACCCTGCATATCAATCAGAATGGTAGCTACACCTATACTCTGACCAATACGTCAATCTCAGTGTATGGACGTTCCGAAAGCTTTACCTACACGCTAACGCATGGCAGCGATCACTCCTCGGCAAAACTGGTGGTCACGCTGGGTCAGGCCCCAACCACCAGCACGGTAACGGCGGCAGACGATGTGGCTGCGCTGACTTACGGGACGCAGGTCATCGCAGTCGACAACCATCCATCACAACAAACCGGCTTCACGCTCGCCAGCGTTGGTTTGGGACAATTGTTGGATGTTAGCCTGGTCAACGGTTTGACCAACCCGATTAAATTCAACGTTGATGACGGCGCGACACGAACGATCACGGTTCAGGCCAACGTACTTGGCGTAACGCTGGGCGGCTTTGATCTCTATGTCTACCGCTTCAACGAGTCTATTCAGCAGTATGAGCAGTACCGGGTACAGCCGAACTGGGTCACCGCCCTGCTGGGCGGCAGCTCACCGGCGTATACCATTACACTGCCGGGCGGTGACTATCTGTTCCTGCTTAATGCTTCCGGCGGCCTGACGCTACTGACCAGCTATACCCTGAATATTCAGGCCGATCACACCTACGCCGTCGACAGTCTGAGTGCAGCTACCAATGGAAATCTGCTGGCCAACGACTCGGCTCCGGCTAATACCGTTATCACCGAAGTTAACGGTGTCACCGTTAACACAACAGGCACTACCACCATTAACGGACAGTACGGCACACTGACTATTGATGCGAAAGGGAACTATACCTACACGCTGAGAAGCGGACTGGGCGCAGACGGTATCAATACGCCGGACAGCTTTGTGTATAAGGTCAAAGCACCAAACGGCGATACCGGCAGCGCGTCGCTGAACATTACGGCAACCCCACAGGCGCTGGATGCCGTAAACGACATCAGCAGCCAGATGGCGGTCACCACCCAGGCCGATACATCCAGGTCGTTTACCGACAACAGCGTTGGGAACGCCAGTTGGAGCGCCCAACTCCTTTCACCCACCTCACAAAATGGTACTGGCGTCATTGAAGTCGCGACGGGAACGGCGGTGCAAAACGCCATACTGCATTTTAACGTCGCTTCAGGTCTGACGCTGGGCGGACTGACCGTCACCTGGGCGCTGTATGACAGCAACAACATCAAGATTGCCGGTAACTCATTCAATGGCGGATTGCTGATTGGCGGCAATATTGATATTGCCCTCAGCGGGGTAGTACTGCACCCCGGCAACTATCGCCTCGACTATACCGGCAGCGTCGGGGCTCTGGGGCTGGGGAATATCACCATCACCCCCAGCGTGAAAGGCACGATAATCGACCTGCAAAACTTCGAGACTTCCACAGCGAATAGCGTCACCGGCAATATTTATGACGGAGACCATATTGCCAGTGTGCATACCTTGCTAACGGTGAATGGCACGGGCGGCAGCGCCGCCACGCTGGATCCGCTGAGCAGCACGACCAGCGCCATCATTAACGGGTTGTACGGCAAACTGACCATTGGCATTGATGGTCATTACACCTATGCCCTCAACAGCGATGTCTCGCTCTCCACCATCGTCACCAAAGAGACATTTACCTACACCCTTAACGACCTGAATGGCCATACCGATACCGCTACGCTGACCATCAATATGAATCCGCAAGTGGTGAGTACTGTCGATGCCGATCGCCTGACTGGCAGCGCCTACGGCGATACGCTGATTTATCACCTGCTCAATGCCAACGACGCTACCGGCGGTAACGGAACAGCGGACACCTGGACCAACTTCTCGCTGGCCCAGGGTGACAAAATCGATATCGGTGACCTGCTGGTGGGCTGGAACGGGCAGAACGCGACGCTCGGCAACTACCTCACCGTTACCACCAGCGGTAACAACACGGTTATTGCCATCGACCGTGACGGTACGGGCAACACTTATCACTCAACCAATCTCATCACGCTGGAGAATGTACACACCACGCTCGACGAGCTGGTGCAACAAAATCACATTGTGCCCTGA